From the Rhizobium sp. SL42 genome, the window ACTCGCGGCAAAGACCACCGGCACCACAAGCTTCACCTACAACGGCATGAGTGTCGATCCTTTTGCCGAACCCGAGCGTCTTTCGGTCGCGGCTGCGTTCGAACGCCATGCCGGTATCGATCTGCTCGCCACCATTTCGGCAAGCGGTGAAACCGACAGGCGGGCCCTTGCGGATCAGATGCGCCTCGCCGGTATCCGCATTGCCGACGACGACACCTGGGCAGACCTGTTCAGCCGTGTGATCGTCGAGAAAATCGAACCCAAGCTCGGCATCGGCCGCGCCACCATTCTCGACCGATATCCGGTCGCTGAAGCCGCCCTTGCCCGCCCCTGCGCCGACGATCCACGCGTCGCCGAACGCTTCGAGCTTTATGCCTGCGGCGTTGAACTGGCCAATGCCTTTGGCGAATTGACGGATCCGGTCGAGCAGCGTCGCCGCTTTGAAGCAGAAATGCAGGAAAAACAGCGCGTATACGGCGAAACCTACCCGCTGGACGAAGATTTCCTTGACGCATTGGCCATCATGCCGGAAGCCTGCGGCATCGCGCTTGGCTTTGATCGCCTCGTCATGTTGGCAACCGGCGCCTTGCGCATCGAACAGGTCATCTGGGCACCCGTCGCGGAGACCCACCTTGATTGAAACATCGCTGCGCAGTGTCGAAGACCTGAAAGCGGCGGGCCTTGTTGCCGCCGACGCGACGGATGCGCTTGAAGAAGTTGCTGCACGCTATGCCATCGCGCTGACGCCGACCGTCACCGGTTTGATTGACCCGAATGATCCCAACGACCCGATCGCCGCACAATATGTTCCGCAACCCGCCGAGCTCGTCGAGACCGAAGGCGAGCGCGCCGATCCGATCGGCGACTATGCGCATTCCCCGGTCGAAGGCATCGTGCACCGCTATCCGGACCGGGTACTGCTCAAACTGGTGCATGTCTGTCCGGTCTATTGCCGTTTCTGCTTCCGCCGCGAAATGGTCGGGCCGCAAGGGGATGGAAGTATGTCGCCGGAGCAACTCGCTGTTGCGCTCGACTACATCCGGTCCCATTCCGAAATCTGGGAAGTGATATTGACCGGCGGTGATCCGCTGATCCTCTCGCCGCGTCGATTGCGCGACGTCATGCGCATGCTTTCGACGATCGAACACGTCAAGATGGTCCGCATCCACACCCGGGTCCCTGCCGTGGATCCGGCACGCATCACCCCCGAACTCATCGACGCCCTGAACGCCAGCGGGAAGACGGTTTATGTCGCGCTGCACTCCAATCATCCCCGCGAACTGACCTCGGAAGTCCGCGCAGCTTGCGCCCGATTGATCGATGCGGGTCTTGCCATGGTCAGCCAGAGCGTGCTGCTCAAGGGCATCAACAACAACGCCGACATCCTTGCGGCCCTGATGCGCGCCTTTGTCGAAACCCGCATCAAGCCCTATTACCTCCATCATCCCGACATGGCGCCGGGCACGGGCCATTTCCGCCTGCCCATTTCCGAAGGCCAGGCCATCATGCGCGAGCTGCGATCCAAGGTGTCAGGCCTTTGCATACCGCACTACATCCTCGATCTACCCGGAGGCTTCGGCAAGGTTGCCGCAGGCGAAAACGCCCTGCACGAAACTGCGCCAGATCGATACACAATTTTGGACCGGCACGGGAACGAACAAGAATATCGCGAAATATAGAAGCGAAACCGGACCCTTTTCCGGTAAAACTGCAATTGGCGCGTGCAACCGCCGAAAGTAAGTCTAATTTTACTAAACCACTTAGCGAAACCTTCGTCTTTCCTCTGTAAGAAATCGCTCAATAGATTTGAGCATTCGCTATGGAGGAAATAGATGAACGAGACCATTCGCACGCTTCTTGCCAAGCTTGGTGGACTGCCTGTCGCAGTGGACACCATCACCGACAGTGCAGACCTGTATGCCGTCGGCCTCTCCTCTTTTGCTTCCGTACAGCTGATGCTCGGCCTCGAAGAAACCTTCGACATGGAATTCCCCGACCATCTTCTCAACAGAAAGTCCTTCGCCAGTATCTCGGCGATCGAGACAACGGTTCAATCGATCCTCGAGGATAGAAAGGTCGCCTGATGGACCTCTCCACCAAGGTGGCAGACCAGAGTCTCAAGGCTCGCGCCACGCGTGTTGCAGCCATTGCCGCCGCCTATGCCGATGAAGTCGACAAGGCGGGACGCTTTCCAGCCGAAGCCATCGATGCACTGAAATCCGAAAGGCTGATGGGAATCCAGATCCCGGTCGACTGTGGCGGTGAGGGCCGCAGCACTTCCGAGATCGCCGAACTGTGCACCATCATCGCACAGGCTTGCGCCGCCAGCGCGATGATCTTCGCCATGCACCAGATCAAGGTATCCAGCCTCGTCTCCCATGGCGTCGACGCCGGATGGCATCGTACTTTCATGCAGAAGATCTGCAACGAACAACTCCTGCTCGGCTCGGCGACGACCGAGGGCGGGATTGGCGGGAATTTGCGCAATTCCATTTGCGCGATCGAGGTCGATGGCGATCGCTGCCGGCTGGAAAAGGATGCAACCGTCATTTCCTACGGCAAGCACGCCGATGCCATTCTGATCACCTCGCGCAGCCACAAGGATGCGCCGCCGACCGACCAGGTCATGACAGCCTTCCTGAAAGACCAGTATACGCTTGAGCAGACCCATGTCTGGGACACGCTCGGCATGCGCGGCACCTGCTCGGACGGCTTCCTCTTTAAGGGTGAGGCACCTGCCGAACAGATCCTGCCGAAGCCGTTTGCGGAGATCGCTGCCCAATCGATGCTGGCAAGCTCGCATCTGCTGTGGAGCGCTCTCTGGTATGGCATCGCGGTCGATGCCTTCACAAAGGCCCAGACATTCGTCCGCGCCGCCGCCCGCAAGGCGCCCGGCACGACACCTCCGGGCCTCGTGCAGCTTGCGGAAATGTCGAGCCAGTTGCAGGTCATTCGCTCGAACATCAAGGCTGGTCTCGGCAACTATGAGCAGGCTCTGAGCGATCCCGACCGGCTGTCCTCGATGGGCTTCGCCGTTGCGATGAACAACGTCAAGATCGCCTCGTCGGAGATGATCCTGCCGGTCATCCACCAGGCGCTGAGGATCTGCGGCATCATGGGCTACAAGAATGGCACGCCGTTCAGCCTCGGCCGCCACCTGCGCGATGCCCATTCGGCAGAGCTGATGATTTCCAACGACCGCATCCTCGGCAATACGTCGACGATGCTTCTCGTCCACAAACAAGAAACCGGACTTTTGGGGTAACGGAAATGGATATGCAGGTAAGCTTTCTGGACCGTCTCTTCGAGAGCGGTCTTCTGATAGAGACGGGTGTTGATGGGCTCTACGGCCGCAGCGGCCGCTTTGAAGACGTGATCGCCGCATTCGAGCGCCTGATCGACACCTTCGGTGGCGGCGACTGCGCCGAGGCCATCCGCTTCCCGCCGGGCATGAACCGCGCCTATTTCGAAAAAAGCGGCTACATGAAGAGCTTCCCGCAGCTCGCCGGCACCGTGCACTCCTTCTGCGGCAACGACCACGACCATCTGAGCCTGCTCCAGTGCATGGAAGAGGGCAAGGACTGGGCCAAGGAACAGAAGGCGACCGATATCGCTCTCACCCCGGCCGCATGCTATCCGCTGTATCCGACAATTGCCAAGCGCGGCCCATTGCCGGCAGAAGGCGGTCTCTACGACCTGCAGTCCTACTGCTTCCGCCATGAGCCGTCCAAGGATCCGGCCCGCCAGCAGCTGTTCCGCATGCGCGAATATGTGTGCATGGGCACGGAAGCCCATGTCACCACCTTCCGTCAGACCTGGATGGATCGCGGCGTCGAGATGATGAAGGCCGTCGGTCTGGACGTCGAACTGGACGTCGCAAACGACCCGTTCTTCGGTAGGGCTGGTCGCCTGCTCGCCAATAATCAGCGCGACCAGAACCTGAAATTCGAACTGCTGATCCCCGTCACCTCGCAGACCAACAAGACTGCCTGCATGAGTTTCAACTACCATCAGGACGCGTTCGGCACGAAATGGGGCCTCAACCTTGCCGACGGCTCGGTCGCCCACACCGCCTGCGTTGGTTTCGGTCTGGAGCGCATCGCTCTGGCGCTCTTTGCCCAGCATGGCCTGGAGACGGATCAATGGCCCGAAAACGTTCGCAAGGCGCTCTGGGGCTGATCCATTCATGATAGCCGTCTTTCCCGGGCTGGATCCGGCAAACTACGCACGACATGCGCTCCATTCGAGCGAGCGCATGTGGCCCGAAACCAATTGCTATGTCGATCTTTGGATCGAGGTGCTCGCTGCACAGGGGCTGGCACCAGAGGCGATGCTCGGCTTCACGCTCACTCAGGACTTCGAAGGCGACCAGTTCACCTTTTTCAAGGTGCCGCTGGAAGACCTCGAGGCGCTCTACGACATCCGCGTCACCGAATTGGCGATCTTCGACAGCGTCGAGACCCATGTTGGCGAGCAGATCGCGCGTGGCCGTCTCTGCCTGGTCGAGATGGACAGCTATTTCATGCCGGACACCCAAGGGGTCGGCTACCGCAACGAGCATGGCAAGACGACCGTCGGCATCAACCGGCTGGATCTAGTCGGCCGATCGATGGACTACTTCCACAATGGCGGCTTTTTTCGCCTGCAAGGCGAGGATTTCGACGGCGTATTCCAACACGATCTGCCGGAAGGAGCCTTGCCGTTCCTGCCTTACACCGAATTCGCCAAGTTCCCCCGGCAGGCAGCCACGATTGCCCATCAGCACGAGGTCGCAAGCCGCCTGTTGAAACGACACTTCATCCGCCGACCGGATGCCAATCCGATTGCAGCTTTTGCTGAAGTCTTCCCGAGACAGGTCGAGGTCGTTGCCGAAAAGCCCTTCGGCTACTTCCACAAATATGCGTTCAACACGCTGCGCCAGTTCGGCGCGAATTTCGAACTGCTGGCCAGCCATCTAAAGTGGCTCGATGCCACCAGTCACGACACGGCGATTGCTGAAGCACTGAAGATCAGCGAATGCGCCAAGACGGCCCAATTCCAACTTGCCCGCGCCATTGCCCGCAGGAAATTCGAACCGCTGGCCACAACCCTTGACCCCGCGATCGCAGCATGGGATCGGCTGATGGATGATCTGGGCACAAGGCTCGGCTGAGGGGAAAGATATGGCGGCGGGGACGATCTATCTGGGAGCGGATATTCGCCCGCTGGAAATGGGCTGGACCTTGCTGGTTACCGAAGCCGGCCGCTACGCCAATCCGGCGGAGGTCCATCGCCCGGCTGCCCGCATTCCGGCACCGGTCCCCGGAACGGTCGCCGGCGCACTGGCTGATGCAGGCCTGTTCGATCCGGAGCATCCGCACCCTCTGCATGACAAGGACGCCTGGTATTTTCGCTCGCTCGAAGGCGAAAGAGCCGGGCCTGCCCTGCTCCGTTTCGAAGGCCTGGCGACGATTGCCGAAGTCTACCTCAACGGCCAATTGCGGCTGTCATCGGAGAGCATGTTCGAAGCCAATGATCTCGCCATTGAGATCACAGGTCGCGACGATCTGGCAATCTGCTTTCGCGCGCTCACCCCGCATCTCGAAAAACGGGGACCCCGTGCCCGCTGGCGCCCACAGATGATGGACCATCAGGGCCTGCGCCTGACACGGACGACCGTTCTCGGCCACATGCCGGGCTGGTGTCCGGAGATTCATCCTGTCGGCCCCTTCCGGCCGATCTCCCTCATTCGAGCCGGGCAAAACCGGATATCCGACCTCCGCATCGACGCCGATCGCGATGACGAGGGCAACGGCCTTCTGACGGCCAACTTCCGCCTGGAAGGCCACGCAGACAATGTAGCCATCGAATGCTGCGCCCAACGTCTTGAACTCACCCTGTCTGCTGACGGCGGGGTCACCGCCGAATTGCGAATCCCGAACGTTGAAGCCTGGTGGCCGAGGACCCATGGTCATCCTGCCTTGCACGACCTTCGCCTGATCATCGACGGCAGCCCCCATTCCCTAGGCCTGGTCGGCTTTCGCCGCATCGAAATCGACCGGGGGGCAGATGGCAAGGGCTTCGGCATAAAGGTCAACGGCCAGCCTGTCTTCTGTCGCGGCTCAGTCTGGACCAATGCCGATATCCTGCGCCTGCCGGGCACGGCAGAAGCTTACGCACCCTGGCTGGTGAAGGTCGCAGAAGCGAACATGAACATGATCCGCATCGGCGGCACCATGACCTACGAGAGCCAGGATTTCTTCCGCCTTTGCGACCAGCTCGGTATCATGGTCTGGCAGGACCTGATGTTCGCCAACTATGACTATCCGGCGGCAGACGAGCGTTTCGCAGCGCATGTCTCCCGCGAAGTGACCGAACTCCTTGCCGGGCTGCAAGGCCATCCATCGCTGGCCGTCGTCTGCGGTGGCAGCGAAATCTTCCAGCAGGGTGCAATGCTCGGTCTTCCCGAACGGATCTGGAGCGGTGACCTCTTCAACGAGACACTGGCGCACCTGACGGCGACACTCAGACCGGACGCCGCCTATGTCGCGAACTCACCCTGCGGCGGCGCCATGCCTTTTTCGCCGAATGAGGGCATCACCCACTACTATGGCGTCGGCGCTTATCAGAAACCGCTGGAAGACGCCCGCCGCGCCGAAGTCCGCTTTGCCGCCGAATGCCTCGCATTTGCCCATGTCCCGCAACAGCGCACCCTCGACACCCACCTGCCCGTCGCGCCGGTTCACGATCCGCGCTGGAAGGCCCGTGTCCCCCGCGACCGCGGCGCATCCTGGGACTTCGAGGACATCCGCGACCACTATCTGCAGGATCTCTACGGTTTTGATCCGGCGCGCCTGCGCCGCGAGGATGGCGGCCGCTATCTGAATTTCTCGCGCGCGGTGACCGCCGAAGTCGTAACCGAAACCTATGCCGAATGGCGCCGGACGACATCGTCTTGCCGCGGCGCTCTCACATGGACGTTTCAGGATCTCTCGGCCGGGCCGGGTTGGGGTTTGATCGATTCGACCGGCGAGCGCAAATCCGTCTGGTACGCTCTCAAGCGCGCCTTCCGTCCGCTACAGGTAATGCTGACGGACGAAGGTACGAACGGTCTCGATGTCCACGTCATCAACGAAACAGCAGAGGACGAACCGGTCACGCTGGAGCTCGTCTGCCTGCGCGACGGAAGACAGACCGTGATCAGCGGCAAGCGCGAGCTGACACTGGCGGCGCGCAGCAACCAGCGCATCCCTGCAACCGATCTTTTCGGTGCCTTCTTCGACACATCCTATGCCTTCCGTTTCGGTCCACCATCGCATGACGTATCGGTTGCCAGACTGCGAGCTGCGGATGGAACGTTGCTGGCAGAAGCTTTTCATTTTCCGTTGGGCAGGGCTGCGGCTCTGCATGACGCGAACTTCGACCACAAGCTGGTGCAGGAAAATGGTGCATGGCTGTTGGAATTGTCGTCCAGCACTCTAGCCCAATCGCTTCATCTGGACATGGAACACCACTGCGCCGAGGATGACTGGTTCCACCTCGCGCCCGGTTTGACGCGTCGGCTCAAGCTACTGCCGAGACAAAGCGCCGACCCGACACACGCGCCAGCCGGCACGATCAGCCAGCTCGGCACGGCCAACCTGCACCATTTCTCCTGACCGAATGGCAGCCGCCTCCCGTCAAACAACGACGGGGATGCGCTTGCCGAAGACGCAACGGGAACGGAATTTTCCTTCGCCTCGCATAAGCTTGCGCATATCGAGGCGGGAAGGCACGTGCCAGATGCGATCCACCGGACCTTTCCGGTGTGACGCAACTGCGATAGACAACACGACGCAGCCCGGGTCCAGGAGAAGAGAGCCTATGACGAGCCATGTATTGACCGTTTCCTGCCAGTCTACGCGCGGGATTGTCGCCGCGATCTCCGGCTATCTGGCCGGCAAAGGCTGCAACATCGTCGATTCTTCGCAATTCGACGATCTCGAAACCGGCATGTTCTTCATGCGCGTCTCCTTCATTTCCGAAGAGGGGACCAGCCGCGCGGAACTCGACCAGGGTTTTGCGCCGATCGCCGAAAAATTCGGCATGACCGCGGAAATACACGACAGCACCCACCGCATGAAAGTCATGCTGATGGTGTCGCGCTTCGGCCACTGCCTCAACGACCTGCTCTATCGCTGGAAAATCGGCGCCCTGCCGATCGAGATTGTCGGCGTCGTCTCCAACCATTTCGACTACCAGAAGGTCGTCGTGAACCACGACATCCCCTTCCACCACATTCCCGTCACCAAGGCCAACAAGCCCCAGGCCGAAGCCCGCATCATGGAGCTGGTCGAGCAGAGCGGTACCGAGCTCATCGTGCTGGCCCGCTACATGCAGATCCTGTCCGACCAGATGTGCCAGAAGATGTCCGGCCGGATCATCAACATCCACCATTCCTTCCTGCCGAGCTTCAAGGGTGCCAACCCCTACAAGCAGGCCTTCGAGCGCGGCGTGAAGCTGATCGGCGCC encodes:
- the epmA gene encoding EF-P lysine aminoacylase EpmA, which encodes MTDRRRSSPAWWTPSAHADRRPFLLGRNRIQAAFRSHFAEHDFIEVDTATLQVSPGNEAHLHAFATSAIGNDGTSAPLYLHTSPEFACKKLLAAGETRIACFAHVYRNRERGPRHHPEFTMLEWYRVGESYETLMADCGDLLTLAAKTTGTTSFTYNGMSVDPFAEPERLSVAAAFERHAGIDLLATISASGETDRRALADQMRLAGIRIADDDTWADLFSRVIVEKIEPKLGIGRATILDRYPVAEAALARPCADDPRVAERFELYACGVELANAFGELTDPVEQRRRFEAEMQEKQRVYGETYPLDEDFLDALAIMPEACGIALGFDRLVMLATGALRIEQVIWAPVAETHLD
- a CDS encoding lysine-2,3-aminomutase-like protein gives rise to the protein MIETSLRSVEDLKAAGLVAADATDALEEVAARYAIALTPTVTGLIDPNDPNDPIAAQYVPQPAELVETEGERADPIGDYAHSPVEGIVHRYPDRVLLKLVHVCPVYCRFCFRREMVGPQGDGSMSPEQLAVALDYIRSHSEIWEVILTGGDPLILSPRRLRDVMRMLSTIEHVKMVRIHTRVPAVDPARITPELIDALNASGKTVYVALHSNHPRELTSEVRAACARLIDAGLAMVSQSVLLKGINNNADILAALMRAFVETRIKPYYLHHPDMAPGTGHFRLPISEGQAIMRELRSKVSGLCIPHYILDLPGGFGKVAAGENALHETAPDRYTILDRHGNEQEYREI
- a CDS encoding acyl carrier protein, whose translation is MNETIRTLLAKLGGLPVAVDTITDSADLYAVGLSSFASVQLMLGLEETFDMEFPDHLLNRKSFASISAIETTVQSILEDRKVA
- a CDS encoding acyl-CoA dehydrogenase family protein produces the protein MDLSTKVADQSLKARATRVAAIAAAYADEVDKAGRFPAEAIDALKSERLMGIQIPVDCGGEGRSTSEIAELCTIIAQACAASAMIFAMHQIKVSSLVSHGVDAGWHRTFMQKICNEQLLLGSATTEGGIGGNLRNSICAIEVDGDRCRLEKDATVISYGKHADAILITSRSHKDAPPTDQVMTAFLKDQYTLEQTHVWDTLGMRGTCSDGFLFKGEAPAEQILPKPFAEIAAQSMLASSHLLWSALWYGIAVDAFTKAQTFVRAAARKAPGTTPPGLVQLAEMSSQLQVIRSNIKAGLGNYEQALSDPDRLSSMGFAVAMNNVKIASSEMILPVIHQALRICGIMGYKNGTPFSLGRHLRDAHSAELMISNDRILGNTSTMLLVHKQETGLLG
- a CDS encoding amino acid--[acyl-carrier-protein] ligase — its product is MDMQVSFLDRLFESGLLIETGVDGLYGRSGRFEDVIAAFERLIDTFGGGDCAEAIRFPPGMNRAYFEKSGYMKSFPQLAGTVHSFCGNDHDHLSLLQCMEEGKDWAKEQKATDIALTPAACYPLYPTIAKRGPLPAEGGLYDLQSYCFRHEPSKDPARQQLFRMREYVCMGTEAHVTTFRQTWMDRGVEMMKAVGLDVELDVANDPFFGRAGRLLANNQRDQNLKFELLIPVTSQTNKTACMSFNYHQDAFGTKWGLNLADGSVAHTACVGFGLERIALALFAQHGLETDQWPENVRKALWG
- a CDS encoding DUF1839 family protein produces the protein MIAVFPGLDPANYARHALHSSERMWPETNCYVDLWIEVLAAQGLAPEAMLGFTLTQDFEGDQFTFFKVPLEDLEALYDIRVTELAIFDSVETHVGEQIARGRLCLVEMDSYFMPDTQGVGYRNEHGKTTVGINRLDLVGRSMDYFHNGGFFRLQGEDFDGVFQHDLPEGALPFLPYTEFAKFPRQAATIAHQHEVASRLLKRHFIRRPDANPIAAFAEVFPRQVEVVAEKPFGYFHKYAFNTLRQFGANFELLASHLKWLDATSHDTAIAEALKISECAKTAQFQLARAIARRKFEPLATTLDPAIAAWDRLMDDLGTRLG
- a CDS encoding glycoside hydrolase family 2 protein, with the translated sequence MAAGTIYLGADIRPLEMGWTLLVTEAGRYANPAEVHRPAARIPAPVPGTVAGALADAGLFDPEHPHPLHDKDAWYFRSLEGERAGPALLRFEGLATIAEVYLNGQLRLSSESMFEANDLAIEITGRDDLAICFRALTPHLEKRGPRARWRPQMMDHQGLRLTRTTVLGHMPGWCPEIHPVGPFRPISLIRAGQNRISDLRIDADRDDEGNGLLTANFRLEGHADNVAIECCAQRLELTLSADGGVTAELRIPNVEAWWPRTHGHPALHDLRLIIDGSPHSLGLVGFRRIEIDRGADGKGFGIKVNGQPVFCRGSVWTNADILRLPGTAEAYAPWLVKVAEANMNMIRIGGTMTYESQDFFRLCDQLGIMVWQDLMFANYDYPAADERFAAHVSREVTELLAGLQGHPSLAVVCGGSEIFQQGAMLGLPERIWSGDLFNETLAHLTATLRPDAAYVANSPCGGAMPFSPNEGITHYYGVGAYQKPLEDARRAEVRFAAECLAFAHVPQQRTLDTHLPVAPVHDPRWKARVPRDRGASWDFEDIRDHYLQDLYGFDPARLRREDGGRYLNFSRAVTAEVVTETYAEWRRTTSSCRGALTWTFQDLSAGPGWGLIDSTGERKSVWYALKRAFRPLQVMLTDEGTNGLDVHVINETAEDEPVTLELVCLRDGRQTVISGKRELTLAARSNQRIPATDLFGAFFDTSYAFRFGPPSHDVSVARLRAADGTLLAEAFHFPLGRAAALHDANFDHKLVQENGAWLLELSSSTLAQSLHLDMEHHCAEDDWFHLAPGLTRRLKLLPRQSADPTHAPAGTISQLGTANLHHFS
- the purU gene encoding formyltetrahydrofolate deformylase, with amino-acid sequence MTSHVLTVSCQSTRGIVAAISGYLAGKGCNIVDSSQFDDLETGMFFMRVSFISEEGTSRAELDQGFAPIAEKFGMTAEIHDSTHRMKVMLMVSRFGHCLNDLLYRWKIGALPIEIVGVVSNHFDYQKVVVNHDIPFHHIPVTKANKPQAEARIMELVEQSGTELIVLARYMQILSDQMCQKMSGRIINIHHSFLPSFKGANPYKQAFERGVKLIGATAHYVTADLDEGPIIEQDVARITHAQSSEDYVSIGRDVESQVLARAIHAHIHHRTFINGNRTVVFPASPGSYASERMG